A section of the Oreochromis niloticus isolate F11D_XX linkage group LG9, O_niloticus_UMD_NMBU, whole genome shotgun sequence genome encodes:
- the LOC100697483 gene encoding methyltransferase-like protein 4 codes for MSVVLHGSLGWVLDSCSLIERGYSPCIRWRENQKSAVKCSFKRQCFQVFKSYYNENNRADVDAGNTEVLQKTCKPSKKRKRKHHELNQGEIDSLVFHEKIKSVILEGTKYLVDSAQPLGYLNGQTNVDKEPLPSQECNLAALCEMAKDLPLVEDEEQERGAQLLVGEDGCTSHVDLFSQVTENKADWATVVTLMGEEYVIPPHTAFLLSDFTRIQPLVHYGTRFDLIVMDPPWENKSVKRSRRYGSLPSSQLKRLPIPLLASPNCLVVTWVTNRPSHLRFVRDELYPHWGVEVVAEWFWVKVTTFGQFVFPLDSPHKKPYEVLVLGRYRCSADISESPSETSEVPVEDQRLIVSVPSALHSQKPSLSEVLKPYIGAEDKCLELFARSLQPGWTSWGNEVLKFQNVSYFNLTPVDEKAEVEDDRTAKEKQAQGFDSPGKT; via the exons ATGTCCGTGGTGCTCCACGGAAGCCTCGGCTGGGTTTTGGATTCATGCTCGCTTATCGAGCGGGGATATTCGCCGTGCATACGATGGAGAGAGAATCAGAAGTCAGCTGTCAAGTGTAGTTTCAAAAGGCAGTGCTTCCAGGTTTTCAAGAGCTACTATAACGAGAATAACAGAGCAGATGTGGATGCAGGGAACACGGAGGTGCTGCAGAAAACATGCAAACCCTCAAAG AAAAGGAAACGAAAACACCATGAACTCAACCAAGGGGAAATTGATTCACTGGTCTTTCACGAGAAG ATAAAGTCTGTTATTCTGGAGGGAACCAAGTACTTGGTGGATTCTGCACAACCGCTCGGCTATCTGAATGGACAGACAAACGTGGACAAAGAGCCTCTTCCTTCACAGGAGTGCAACCTCGCTGCTCTTTGTGAAATGGCTAAAGATCTCCCTCTGGTGGAGGATGAGGAGCAGGAACGGGGCGCTCAGTTACTTGTTGGCGAGGATGGCTGTACGTCTCACGTCGACTTGTTCTCTCAGGTGACAGAGAACAAGGCGGACTGGGCTACCGTGGTTACCCTGATGGGAGAGGAGTATGTAATACCCCCACACACGGCTTTCCTGCTGTCTGATTTCACGAGGATACAGCCATTAGTCCACT ACGGAACAAGGTTCGACCTAATCGTTATGGATCCACCATGGGAAAACAAGTCTGTGAAAAGAAGTCGCAG atACGGCTCGTTGCCCTCATCCCAGCTAAAGCGGCTCCCTATTCCCCTGCTGGCATCTCCAAACTGTTTAGTGGTGACCTGGGTGACAAACCGGCCAAGCCACCTGCGTTTTGTCCGTGATGAGCTGTATCCACATTGGGGCGTAGAAGTTGTGGCCGAATGGTTCTGGGTCAAG GTCACCACATTTGGGCAATTTGTGTTTCCGCTAGACTCACCACACAAGAAACCGTATGAAGTCTTGGTCCTGGGCCGATATCGTTGCTCTGCTGATATCTCAGAGAG CCCCTCAGAGACATCAGAGGTGCCTGTGGAGGATCAGCGTTTGATTGTCAGTGTCCCATCAGCTCTGCACTCTCAGAAGCCTTCGCTGTCAG AGGTGCTGAAGCCATACATTGGAGCTGAAGACAAGTGCTTGGAGCTGTTTGCACGAAGTCTTCAACCAGGATGGACCAGCTGGGGCAACGAAGTGCTCAAATTTCAGAATGTTAGCTATTTCAATTTGACACCTGTAGATGAAAAAGCAGAAGTTGAGGATGACCGCacagccaaagaaaaacaagcacaagGGTTCGATTCACCTGGGAAAACCTGA